Proteins encoded together in one Caldicellulosiruptor saccharolyticus DSM 8903 window:
- a CDS encoding AIR synthase family protein, whose translation MKIGKIPIEILKEHVFDQKIERSDILLAPGIGEDSAAVDVKSDIAVITMDPITAAGSMSGYLSVVVVCNDLAAAGAEPIGVLCTILMPPESSQEEFIQILRDIKEACKRFNIQLLGGHSEVSPIVTKPLIVSTGFGKVERDMLISTSKAKVGDKIIITKTLGIEGTFILYNEKKEKLKTFLTPEEVSEIENYINKLSVVEEGLVARKYASSMHDITEGGLFGAIYEVCKASGKGARIYEEKIVLSSSVKKISSFYNLNPYKLISSGSMLITTDKENELICELKEKGIDCYVVGEIIEEPKIEFINSSGEITLIDELPIDEIYKVV comes from the coding sequence TTGAAAATAGGAAAAATTCCTATTGAAATATTAAAGGAGCATGTGTTTGACCAAAAAATTGAAAGAAGTGATATCCTTCTTGCACCAGGTATTGGAGAAGACTCGGCAGCAGTTGATGTTAAAAGTGATATTGCTGTTATCACAATGGATCCAATAACAGCAGCTGGCAGCATGAGTGGATATCTCTCAGTTGTTGTAGTTTGTAATGATTTGGCTGCAGCAGGTGCTGAGCCAATAGGAGTGCTATGTACCATCCTTATGCCACCAGAAAGTAGCCAAGAAGAGTTTATTCAAATTTTGCGGGATATAAAAGAGGCTTGCAAAAGGTTTAATATACAACTTTTAGGTGGTCACAGTGAAGTATCACCTATTGTTACAAAGCCTTTAATTGTATCAACAGGTTTTGGGAAGGTAGAAAGGGACATGCTCATCTCTACCAGTAAAGCAAAAGTAGGTGATAAGATTATCATTACAAAGACATTGGGAATAGAAGGCACATTTATACTCTACAATGAAAAAAAAGAAAAGCTGAAAACATTTTTAACTCCAGAGGAAGTTTCGGAAATAGAGAATTATATCAACAAGTTGAGTGTGGTTGAAGAAGGTTTGGTTGCGAGAAAATATGCAAGTTCAATGCATGACATCACCGAAGGTGGTCTTTTTGGAGCAATTTATGAGGTTTGCAAGGCTTCAGGAAAGGGCGCAAGAATTTATGAGGAAAAAATTGTGTTGAGCAGCAGTGTTAAGAAAATCTCTTCTTTTTATAATTTAAATCCGTATAAGCTTATCTCAAGTGGAAGTATGCTAATTACTACTGATAAAGAAAATGAGCTTATCTGTGAGCTCAAAGAGAAGGGAATTGATTGCTACGTTGTTGGAGAGATTATTGAAGAACCAAAAATAGAGTTTATAAATTCAAGCGGAGAGATTACACTTATAGATGAATTACCAATTGATGAAATCTATAAAGTGGTGTAG
- a CDS encoding phage holin family protein, which yields MSEKRERGYASWLGIIVRFVVASFMALLMQILYPNFVFSNWMIGIALIVAISVVTYIIERITTLYRTPIGRGIIAFLVTFAILYFANMSVPGIKVPFVANLITSFVVGMFDIFLPDRVF from the coding sequence ATGAGTGAAAAAAGAGAGAGAGGATATGCAAGCTGGCTTGGTATCATAGTGAGGTTTGTTGTTGCTTCTTTTATGGCGCTCTTAATGCAAATACTTTATCCAAATTTTGTTTTTAGCAATTGGATGATTGGAATAGCTTTAATTGTGGCAATATCTGTGGTAACATATATAATTGAAAGGATTACTACGTTGTACAGAACACCAATAGGAAGAGGGATTATTGCTTTTTTAGTAACTTTTGCTATTCTATATTTTGCCAATATGTCAGTCCCCGGAATAAAGGTACCTTTTGTCGCAAATTTGATAACCTCATTTGTAGTTGGAATGTTTGATATATTTCTACCTGACAGAGTATTTTGA
- the pgsA gene encoding CDP-diacylglycerol--glycerol-3-phosphate 3-phosphatidyltransferase has product MNLPNVLTILRFFLIPLFVLAFFSSLRYNYLIAIGVFLLSGLTDVLDGFIARRCNMVTEFGKLFDPLADKLMILTVLWCLAYKGYIPSIIFYIVLFKELFMIVGSVILYGKIKIVVSANIYGKIATVLFYIAIISLLLNMKISLYILVIAVVFAIFALIVYTVKYLSEYKKLKSTSNE; this is encoded by the coding sequence TTGAACCTTCCCAATGTGCTTACTATTTTAAGGTTTTTTTTAATTCCTCTTTTTGTTTTAGCCTTTTTCTCAAGTCTTAGATACAACTATTTGATAGCAATAGGTGTATTCTTACTTTCAGGCCTGACTGACGTCTTAGACGGGTTTATTGCTCGTCGCTGCAATATGGTGACAGAATTTGGAAAGTTGTTTGACCCACTGGCTGATAAGCTTATGATACTTACCGTTTTATGGTGCTTGGCTTACAAAGGTTACATTCCTTCTATTATTTTTTACATTGTACTGTTTAAAGAGCTCTTTATGATTGTAGGCTCAGTCATTTTATATGGAAAAATAAAGATTGTGGTTTCGGCCAATATATATGGAAAGATTGCTACTGTTTTGTTTTACATTGCTATAATATCTCTTCTGTTGAATATGAAAATATCACTCTACATTTTAGTGATAGCAGTGGTATTTGCAATATTTGCGCTTATAGTATACACAGTGAAATATCTAAGTGAATATAAAAAGCTCAAGAGCACCTCCAATGAATAA
- a CDS encoding single-stranded DNA-binding protein, translating into MPQNPLDNNRVYLCGKVATPLNFSHESFGEKFFTFKIEVPRLSQQKDILLVTVSDRLLINVNLDEGSLIEVIGQFRSYNNPSNVGNRLILTIFARDIKNVETIDPTRNINEIFLNGYVCKKPQYRTTPLGREITDILLAVNRLYGKSDYIPCIAWGRNARYASTFQIGDNIKIWGRVQSRDYQKRLETGEVETRTAYEVSIFKLEKIENEQQKS; encoded by the coding sequence ATGCCTCAAAATCCTTTAGATAATAATAGAGTTTACCTATGTGGCAAGGTAGCAACTCCACTTAATTTTAGCCATGAGAGTTTTGGTGAGAAATTTTTCACATTTAAGATTGAAGTACCAAGGCTTTCTCAGCAAAAGGATATATTGCTTGTTACAGTTTCAGATAGGCTTTTGATTAATGTCAACCTTGATGAAGGAAGCCTTATAGAAGTAATTGGCCAGTTTAGGTCTTATAATAATCCTTCAAATGTTGGTAATAGGCTTATTCTCACTATTTTTGCAAGAGATATAAAAAATGTAGAGACCATTGACCCTACCAGAAATATAAATGAGATATTCCTAAATGGGTATGTGTGTAAAAAACCTCAATATAGAACAACTCCATTGGGCAGAGAAATAACCGACATATTATTGGCTGTGAACAGGCTTTACGGAAAGTCAGACTATATTCCCTGTATTGCGTGGGGCAGAAATGCAAGATATGCAAGTACTTTCCAAATAGGTGATAATATAAAAATATGGGGAAGGGTCCAGAGTAGAGATTATCAAAAAAGATTAGAAACTGGTGAGGTTGAGACAAGAACTGCTTATGAAGTCTCTATATTCAAGCTCGAAAAGATAGAAAATGAGCAGCAGAAAAGCTAA
- a CDS encoding polysaccharide deacetylase family protein, translating into MIKVFNISKIVRLSFYFILIVLLVSCIYIYSEVAIEVINQKKLLPIYCVARNDNKIAITFDAAWGNDDTKELLKILKQYKAKATFFLVGFWVERYPKDVLEIYREGHEIGSHSDKHLHMSKLSKTAIIEDIKSCEEKISKLIGKRPVVFRAPYGDYNNTLIETLTSLGYYVIQWDVDSLDWKDLPADEIAQRVLRRVKSGSVVLFHNNAKNTKCALPKILDELSKRGYQFVTVSELIYKNNYYIDHQGVQKKLENTVK; encoded by the coding sequence ATGATAAAGGTTTTTAATATCTCAAAAATTGTAAGATTGTCGTTTTATTTTATCCTTATAGTACTTCTTGTAAGTTGTATTTACATCTATTCGGAAGTTGCAATAGAAGTTATAAACCAGAAAAAACTTCTTCCCATCTATTGTGTTGCAAGAAATGATAATAAAATTGCAATCACATTTGATGCTGCTTGGGGTAATGATGATACAAAAGAACTCCTCAAGATTTTAAAACAATATAAAGCAAAAGCTACATTTTTCTTGGTAGGTTTTTGGGTAGAAAGATACCCTAAGGATGTACTTGAGATTTATAGAGAGGGACATGAGATTGGAAGTCACTCTGACAAACATTTACACATGTCTAAACTATCAAAAACAGCCATTATAGAAGACATAAAAAGTTGTGAAGAAAAGATTTCAAAACTAATTGGCAAAAGACCAGTTGTATTCAGAGCTCCTTATGGCGATTATAACAATACTCTAATCGAAACCCTCACTTCCTTAGGATATTACGTAATCCAATGGGATGTTGATTCACTTGATTGGAAAGACTTGCCTGCAGATGAGATAGCTCAAAGAGTATTAAGGAGAGTAAAGAGTGGTTCAGTAGTTTTATTTCACAATAACGCAAAAAATACAAAGTGTGCACTTCCAAAGATATTAGATGAGCTTTCAAAAAGAGGATACCAGTTTGTAACAGTTTCTGAATTAATCTACAAAAATAACTATTATATTGATCACCAAGGTGTACAAAAAAAATTAGAAAATACAGTTAAATAA
- a CDS encoding DivIVA domain-containing protein has translation MNTYKFSRAFRGFKPSSVIEYLNNLERTYEKEIKEKQETIAELQRENEELKKKLSKLEEEFSKLNEQKIKIAELLIIAQEKAESIVSKAIEEGENKKKALLEEIEEHEKTLQGLKEEIKRIKSDLQSVISKFENETGNKEEESSN, from the coding sequence ATGAATACCTACAAATTTTCAAGGGCGTTTAGAGGATTTAAACCAAGCTCTGTAATTGAATATCTCAATAACCTTGAGAGGACATACGAAAAGGAAATAAAAGAAAAGCAAGAGACAATTGCCGAACTTCAAAGAGAAAATGAGGAATTGAAAAAGAAGCTTAGCAAGCTTGAAGAGGAGTTTTCAAAGTTAAATGAACAAAAGATTAAAATTGCAGAGCTTCTGATTATCGCCCAGGAAAAGGCAGAAAGTATTGTTTCAAAGGCTATAGAAGAGGGAGAAAATAAAAAGAAAGCGTTGCTTGAGGAGATTGAAGAGCATGAAAAAACATTGCAAGGTTTAAAAGAAGAGATAAAAAGGATAAAGAGCGATCTTCAGTCTGTGATAAGCAAGTTTGAAAATGAAACCGGAAATAAAGAAGAGGAGAGTTCAAATTGA
- a CDS encoding tRNA threonylcarbamoyladenosine dehydratase, with protein sequence MMLIGEDGLKKLSNVNIAVCGLGGVGSFAFEALVRCGIQNFVILDKDRVSVSNLNRQLIATVSNIGKSKVDIAYERALDINPFVNVVKVQKEINPENVEELLGNTKIDYIVDAIDDVSAKIALIKFAISRGIKIISSMGMGNRLNPSLLRISDIYSTKNCPLAKKIRSILRKEGIKKLKVVYSEEKPLKPDYKFLKEKTQKAHVPGSISFVPPVAGFLMAYEVVKDLLGW encoded by the coding sequence ATGATGCTAATAGGAGAGGATGGACTTAAGAAATTGTCAAATGTAAACATTGCTGTATGTGGTCTTGGTGGAGTTGGAAGCTTTGCTTTTGAAGCACTTGTAAGATGCGGAATACAAAATTTTGTAATACTCGATAAGGATAGGGTTTCAGTTTCAAATTTAAATAGACAATTAATAGCTACTGTATCAAACATAGGAAAATCAAAGGTTGATATTGCATATGAAAGAGCTTTAGATATAAATCCTTTTGTCAATGTGGTGAAGGTTCAGAAAGAAATTAATCCAGAAAATGTTGAAGAGTTACTTGGCAATACAAAGATAGATTATATAGTTGATGCAATTGATGATGTTTCTGCAAAGATTGCATTGATTAAGTTTGCAATTTCAAGAGGGATAAAAATTATCAGTAGCATGGGCATGGGAAATAGGTTAAATCCATCTTTACTGAGAATTTCTGATATCTACTCTACAAAAAACTGTCCACTTGCTAAAAAGATAAGAAGTATACTCAGAAAGGAAGGGATAAAAAAACTAAAAGTGGTCTACTCTGAAGAAAAACCTCTCAAGCCTGATTACAAGTTTTTAAAAGAAAAGACGCAAAAGGCTCATGTGCCAGGCAGTATTTCATTTGTTCCACCTGTTGCTGGATTTTTAATGGCTTATGAGGTTGTGAAGGATTTACTTGGGTGGTAA
- a CDS encoding acyl-CoA dehydratase activase, whose protein sequence is MDKLNCFLGIDIGSVSTNVVLLDENNNIVESIYVRTEGRPIEVLQKVLVQLYQKFGARLKISGVGTTGSGRNLAAIMVGADTVKNEITAHAKAAIHFIPNVRTVIEIGGQDSKIILIKNGIVVDFAMNTICAAGTGSFLDRQAERLNIPIEKMGEIAIRSKNPVRIAGRCAVFAESDMIHKQQLGHLPEDILFGLCLALARNYVSNVAKGKTIEEPIIFQGGVAANIAMKKAFEQVLQKEVIVPKYFNVMGAIGIALLAREKTRGLVSSFKGFNCINNSKFEARGFECKECSNNCEVVEFYNNNKLVATWGDRCQKYSNCKNHHVEKSKNL, encoded by the coding sequence GGACAAACTAAACTGCTTTCTTGGAATTGATATAGGCTCTGTTAGTACAAATGTGGTATTGCTTGATGAAAATAACAACATTGTAGAAAGTATATATGTAAGAACAGAAGGTAGACCAATCGAGGTTTTGCAAAAAGTGCTTGTACAGCTTTATCAAAAGTTTGGTGCGAGGTTAAAAATCTCAGGGGTTGGGACAACAGGGTCTGGTCGTAATCTTGCTGCAATAATGGTTGGAGCAGATACTGTAAAAAATGAGATTACAGCACATGCAAAGGCAGCAATTCACTTTATTCCAAATGTGAGAACAGTGATTGAGATAGGTGGACAGGACTCAAAAATAATTTTAATAAAAAACGGAATTGTAGTTGACTTTGCAATGAACACTATCTGTGCTGCAGGGACAGGTTCATTTTTGGACAGGCAAGCAGAAAGGTTAAACATTCCAATTGAAAAGATGGGAGAGATAGCTATAAGATCTAAAAATCCTGTGAGAATTGCAGGAAGATGTGCTGTGTTTGCAGAGTCTGATATGATCCACAAACAGCAGCTTGGGCATCTTCCCGAAGACATCCTTTTTGGACTTTGTTTAGCACTTGCAAGAAATTATGTCTCAAATGTTGCAAAAGGTAAAACAATTGAAGAACCTATTATATTTCAAGGTGGAGTTGCTGCAAACATTGCAATGAAAAAGGCATTTGAACAGGTATTACAAAAAGAAGTTATTGTCCCAAAATATTTCAATGTGATGGGTGCCATAGGGATAGCACTTTTGGCAAGGGAGAAGACCAGAGGGCTTGTCAGCAGTTTTAAAGGGTTTAATTGTATCAACAATAGCAAGTTTGAGGCAAGGGGATTTGAATGTAAAGAGTGTTCTAATAACTGTGAAGTAGTAGAATTTTACAACAACAATAAGTTGGTTGCTACGTGGGGTGACAGGTGCCAGAAATATTCAAATTGCAAAAATCACCATGTTGAAAAGTCAAAAAATCTGTGA